A window of the Branchiibius hedensis genome harbors these coding sequences:
- a CDS encoding phosphotransferase, whose product MLSFEKLTSRQRDVVGQWVPDARVVADHSWGLVDNVVLELDSAERGRLVLKVDGPTNHHVTREIRAHREWVSALSSTGLAPVMVYADEASHVLITRYLPGELVQGTSAQNDPDTFRQAGSLLAAFHQQLRSYHPTWNDDLRERVERHLVAPHRIDPSIETAVRTEMRNWPTGGAAVVPTHGDWQPRNWLIDQGTVRVIDFGRADLRPADTDLARLARQDFQRNPELESAFFTGYGSDPREPEQWRRTLIAEAVGTASWAYGVNDYEFEAVGQRQLKLLYP is encoded by the coding sequence GTGCTGTCGTTTGAGAAGCTGACGAGCAGGCAGCGCGATGTAGTTGGCCAGTGGGTGCCCGATGCCAGAGTCGTCGCGGACCATAGTTGGGGTCTGGTCGACAACGTGGTCCTCGAACTGGACTCGGCCGAGCGGGGACGATTGGTCCTGAAGGTGGACGGGCCCACCAACCACCACGTCACCCGCGAGATCCGCGCCCATCGCGAATGGGTCTCGGCCTTGAGTAGCACCGGCCTGGCGCCAGTCATGGTGTACGCCGACGAGGCCTCCCACGTGCTCATCACGCGTTACCTGCCGGGCGAGCTTGTGCAGGGCACGTCGGCCCAGAACGATCCGGACACTTTTCGTCAGGCTGGGTCACTGCTCGCGGCTTTCCATCAGCAGCTACGCTCGTATCACCCAACGTGGAACGACGATCTGCGCGAGCGGGTCGAACGTCACCTGGTTGCCCCGCACCGGATCGATCCGTCCATTGAGACTGCGGTCCGGACTGAGATGAGGAATTGGCCGACCGGGGGAGCTGCGGTCGTCCCTACCCACGGCGACTGGCAGCCGCGGAACTGGTTGATTGATCAGGGCACTGTCCGGGTCATCGACTTCGGTCGGGCAGACCTGCGTCCGGCGGATACTGACCTGGCCCGCCTGGCCCGCCAGGATTTCCAGCGCAACCCCGAGTTGGAGTCGGCGTTCTTCACCGGCTACGGCAGCGACCCGCGTGAACCCGAGCAGTGGCGCAGGACGTTGATCGCTGAGGCCGTCGGTACCGCCAGCTGGGCGTATGGCGTCAACGACTACGAGTTCGAAGCCGTGGGCCAGCGCCAGCTGAAGTTGCTCTACCCCTGA
- a CDS encoding VOC family protein, which yields MSTRIAGVTIDCRDPHALARFWSQLLGRPVTAEHSDDNWASVGSVRDSTPRLTFQRVPEPNVGKVRLHLDIQVDDVSEAQDRVLELGGSLTGERHDYDEGVVVVVRDPEGHEFCLVQFF from the coding sequence GTGAGCACGCGGATCGCGGGCGTAACGATCGACTGTCGTGACCCGCACGCGCTCGCGAGATTCTGGTCGCAGCTTCTCGGGCGCCCGGTCACTGCGGAGCACTCCGACGACAACTGGGCATCCGTTGGCTCAGTGCGTGATTCGACGCCCAGGCTGACCTTTCAGCGGGTGCCGGAGCCGAACGTCGGCAAGGTTCGCCTCCACCTCGACATCCAGGTTGACGACGTGAGCGAGGCGCAAGACCGCGTCCTCGAACTCGGCGGCAGCCTCACGGGCGAGCGCCACGACTACGACGAGGGCGTCGTGGTTGTCGTCCGCGATCCGGAAGGCCACGAGTTCTGCCTGGTTCAGTTCTTCTGA